One Thermococcus sp. JdF3 genomic window carries:
- a CDS encoding terpene cyclase/mutase family protein, producing MMKTELSEYLHSLLDRVSEYLIIEDEMGYIKDPIFGIVRNRVSAEYLKSLIRLRGDQDTDLILKLVNFLLSRQNSSGSWNEVHPNYNQESALVTSFVGEALIIAFLHPDLDGGSKRRIEESLKKARDFVLNNEIEPGYFRKSKLYTADYPNVNATCGAFLAQYYSVFGDELSFDGAKRAARRVCDSQFKNGAFPYTVTPGNAKYNLNVPCIHYQGVTLYYLSKIQNVIGERWLERCMLRGVEWLSHVQRPNGRFNWAESGLMFAYYLTGAYAFGIASFMYASKWKEEYLTNASLLLSPLKDNTPSIVLRWERGKWREFPRDVVVSFRSAMIGDYPLGHRLFRFGYALYRQISRRRFSEDVKNDALFRLATRLLGIQTSTIEPSKNFPDMFMTSEVLDSLSYGLHVRGYLKSGSGELQGDD from the coding sequence ATGATGAAAACAGAGCTTAGCGAGTACCTTCACTCACTGCTGGATCGAGTGTCTGAGTATTTAATAATAGAAGACGAGATGGGATACATAAAGGATCCCATTTTTGGGATAGTCAGGAATCGAGTCTCCGCTGAGTACTTAAAATCACTCATTCGACTCAGGGGGGATCAAGATACCGATTTAATCCTCAAGCTTGTGAATTTTCTATTATCCCGACAAAATTCCAGCGGCTCATGGAACGAGGTTCATCCTAACTACAACCAGGAGTCTGCTCTTGTAACGTCCTTTGTTGGGGAGGCATTGATCATAGCCTTTTTACATCCAGACCTCGATGGGGGGTCGAAACGGCGTATCGAAGAGTCCCTGAAAAAGGCGAGAGATTTTGTTCTAAATAACGAGATTGAGCCGGGATATTTCCGCAAGTCCAAGCTGTACACAGCGGATTATCCCAATGTCAATGCAACCTGTGGAGCTTTTTTGGCTCAGTACTACAGCGTCTTTGGAGATGAGTTATCCTTTGACGGCGCCAAGAGAGCCGCCAGAAGAGTTTGTGACTCACAATTTAAAAACGGCGCCTTTCCGTATACTGTAACCCCCGGAAATGCTAAATATAACCTAAATGTACCCTGCATTCATTACCAGGGAGTCACCCTGTATTACCTCTCCAAGATTCAGAACGTCATTGGAGAACGGTGGCTTGAAAGATGTATGTTACGGGGAGTCGAATGGCTCTCACACGTTCAGCGTCCTAACGGGAGGTTTAACTGGGCAGAGAGTGGGCTGATGTTCGCATACTATCTGACCGGGGCATATGCGTTTGGTATTGCATCCTTCATGTATGCTTCTAAGTGGAAGGAGGAGTATCTCACGAACGCCAGTTTGCTGTTAAGTCCCCTAAAAGACAATACCCCCAGCATCGTGCTTAGATGGGAGCGGGGAAAGTGGAGAGAATTTCCGAGGGATGTCGTAGTATCCTTTAGGAGCGCAATGATTGGAGATTATCCACTCGGGCATAGATTGTTTAGATTTGGCTATGCCCTTTACAGGCAGATTTCAAGAAGGAGATTCTCGGAGGATGTGAAGAATGATGCTCTGTTCCGCCTTGCAACGAGGCTCCTTGGAATTCAAACCTCGACGATTGAGCCTTCGAAGAACTTCCCGGACATGTTCATGACCTCTGAGGTGTTGGATTCTTTGAGTTATGGTTTACATGTTCGTGGATACTTAAAAAGTGGTAGCGGTGAGTTGCAGGGAGATGATTGA
- a CDS encoding glycosyltransferase family 4 protein — MIDVRVFLLLTNPFKPDPRVYKEAKTLLELGFEVTVVAWDREGRYSPNEVIDGIKVHRIVVKSEYSSLGDFVLKIPIFYLKAFKYIMDHRDEIYAIHANDMDTAPLAFFLSRLLKTKFIYDIHDLYYTRISLMKENETESLLRKLLRASELLFARLADSVITVSRSLGGQHKGIKEFLVSGGVAPDKIPVVWNVPELQSFYCVPKKKRGKIVVGYIGSIRSVSNFIPLLELAKKNKLVKVLFVGGGPSEKKMQELVSSKYSEADVEFIGEVKYPDVPKYYSLCDVVYSVYPPTENIRRGIAVKMFESIAMGVPVIVNKNSLMEDFVNLYRCGVAVDVDSDNLESVLDGILKIRPSSGLREKWNWKVNKRAIKRAYFFKINSGGSK; from the coding sequence ATGATTGATGTGAGAGTATTTTTGTTGCTCACGAATCCGTTTAAACCTGATCCGAGAGTTTACAAGGAAGCAAAAACCCTACTAGAACTGGGTTTTGAGGTAACTGTTGTGGCGTGGGATAGGGAAGGCAGATACTCTCCCAACGAGGTAATAGATGGGATCAAAGTCCATCGAATAGTCGTGAAGTCAGAATATTCGTCGTTGGGGGATTTTGTTTTAAAGATCCCCATTTTTTATCTCAAAGCTTTTAAGTATATCATGGATCACCGGGATGAGATTTATGCTATCCATGCAAACGACATGGATACGGCACCACTGGCTTTCTTTTTATCCCGTCTTTTGAAAACAAAGTTTATCTATGATATACATGACCTGTACTATACCCGCATTTCCTTAATGAAGGAAAACGAAACCGAGAGTCTTTTGAGAAAGCTCCTTAGAGCATCCGAACTCCTATTTGCCCGTTTGGCAGATTCTGTAATAACCGTAAGTAGATCTCTTGGAGGACAGCACAAGGGGATTAAGGAGTTCTTAGTGAGTGGTGGAGTGGCCCCCGATAAAATCCCCGTAGTGTGGAATGTGCCTGAACTTCAATCTTTTTATTGCGTTCCCAAGAAAAAACGAGGTAAGATTGTTGTGGGATATATAGGGAGTATAAGGAGTGTCTCCAATTTTATTCCATTGCTTGAGCTTGCGAAGAAGAATAAACTAGTGAAGGTCCTCTTTGTGGGGGGAGGCCCTTCGGAAAAAAAGATGCAGGAATTAGTATCTTCCAAGTATTCGGAAGCGGATGTTGAGTTTATTGGAGAGGTTAAATACCCTGACGTCCCCAAGTATTATTCTCTATGTGATGTTGTTTATTCGGTTTATCCTCCAACAGAGAACATTAGGCGGGGAATAGCAGTTAAAATGTTCGAGAGCATTGCAATGGGAGTTCCGGTAATAGTCAACAAAAATTCGCTAATGGAGGACTTCGTTAATTTATATAGATGTGGAGTTGCCGTTGATGTTGATAGTGACAATCTTGAAAGTGTGCTTGATGGCATCCTGAAAATAAGGCCTTCCTCGGGGTTGAGGGAAAAGTGGAATTGGAAAGTTAATAAAAGAGCCATTAAGAGGGCATACTTTTTTAAGATAAATTCTGGAGGGAGTAAATAA
- a CDS encoding glycosyltransferase family 4 protein: protein MEEDRNLLIVTNSYPDRDGMYYGGIFVKDQIWYLKRYFKSIYVISPQPWGVNKGLANYEYDNVKVFFPRFFHAPVTYFRKKLGENFFKAALRVIKREKLEFDLIHAHFTWPSGYAGLKLKKVYRVPLVLTTHGLHVTRLNSMKKKHAMETWNSVDAIINVSRKCVELLKELGLPASKLYYVPNGVDLKKFYPIDQFVARETLGVPTNKRVIVSVGNLVEKKGYIYLIQAAKILQELRDDFVVYIVGGGPLYSHLQKEILSLGLKKHVFLVGRKPHDEVALWMNAADVFVLPSLVENFGVVNIEALACGKPVISTYNGGSEEVIISNDYGFLCPPKDPECLAEKILMALNKEWDREKMRKYAEQFSWSKVVHQILGVYNKVLG from the coding sequence ATGGAGGAAGATAGAAATCTTCTGATAGTCACAAACTCTTACCCAGATAGGGATGGCATGTACTATGGAGGTATATTTGTCAAAGATCAGATCTGGTATCTAAAAAGGTACTTTAAAAGCATCTACGTTATCTCCCCCCAGCCGTGGGGTGTAAATAAAGGCCTTGCTAACTACGAGTATGATAATGTAAAGGTGTTTTTCCCGAGGTTTTTCCACGCTCCCGTAACGTACTTCAGGAAAAAACTGGGGGAGAACTTCTTTAAGGCTGCCCTGAGGGTGATAAAACGCGAAAAGCTTGAGTTTGACCTGATCCACGCTCACTTCACGTGGCCAAGCGGGTATGCCGGTCTCAAACTGAAGAAAGTTTATAGAGTTCCTTTGGTATTAACAACACACGGTCTTCATGTAACTAGGCTTAATTCTATGAAAAAAAAGCATGCTATGGAGACTTGGAATTCTGTTGACGCTATAATTAATGTATCACGAAAATGTGTGGAACTCTTAAAGGAGTTGGGGTTGCCTGCTTCTAAATTATACTATGTTCCAAATGGAGTAGACCTTAAAAAATTCTATCCAATTGATCAATTCGTCGCAAGGGAGACTCTGGGCGTGCCCACTAACAAAAGAGTCATCGTGAGTGTTGGAAATCTTGTAGAGAAAAAAGGGTATATATACCTAATACAAGCGGCTAAAATACTTCAGGAACTACGGGATGACTTTGTGGTTTATATTGTTGGAGGAGGACCTTTATATAGCCATCTTCAAAAAGAGATACTAAGTCTTGGGCTTAAAAAACATGTGTTTCTTGTAGGACGCAAACCTCACGATGAAGTGGCTCTTTGGATGAATGCCGCGGATGTTTTTGTTTTACCGAGTTTAGTAGAAAATTTTGGTGTTGTTAACATTGAGGCTTTGGCATGTGGGAAACCTGTAATTTCTACGTATAATGGTGGAAGTGAGGAAGTAATAATTTCCAACGATTATGGGTTCCTTTGTCCTCCTAAGGATCCGGAGTGCTTAGCAGAGAAAATTTTAATGGCCCTTAACAAAGAGTGGGACAGGGAAAAGATGAGGAAGTATGCGGAGCAGTTCTCATGGAGCAAGGTAGTACACCAAATTTTGGGAGTGTATAACAAGGTTCTTGGGTGA
- a CDS encoding alkaline phosphatase family protein yields the protein MSDTKVLVVGLDGATWDVIIPFVRQKKLKTFKKLLERGSWGILKSTLPPVTVPAWPSFATGKNPAKLGVYNFLIVDNKTGKVRIVRSTDVKSKKIWDYLGFHGKTSVVINHPVTYPPEKIKGVMVSGMLTPPGSSDYTYPPELLRELEQLEYIIEPDPEVVKKKWDTEEFVDELIKTIQKRTEVVLHLMENYSWDFFFVLFRATDVIQHKQFQNKEKMLRIYSEIDRSLENILNSVPEDTIIMLMSDHGFCELNRYFNITRWLYDMGYIKLKKKEESPENFTSSLLMKIGITQASILRVLRKLRLDWIRKYLPIRLKSKLPASSVEIDLKESLVYPGILFTGASQYLSINREKVHDEIEYKRLVDELVSKLSNLKDPETGEPVIEAIYLKEEIYSGPYLPEAPDIVFLLKRGYGLTTFLDLSGPVFESVNSSFGTHHINGIFLACGPGIKEGHEIRPAEIIDVAPTILHIFGIPIPDDMDGKVLMEIFKEDSTFIKRKPKYVNPSYYEQKQTEEKIKRAVKNLKVKGRL from the coding sequence ATGTCAGATACCAAAGTTTTGGTAGTGGGATTGGATGGAGCGACATGGGACGTGATCATTCCATTTGTTAGGCAGAAAAAACTGAAAACATTTAAAAAACTCCTTGAGCGGGGTTCTTGGGGGATTTTAAAGAGTACTCTTCCTCCGGTTACGGTGCCTGCTTGGCCGTCATTTGCTACTGGTAAAAATCCAGCAAAATTGGGAGTATATAACTTCTTAATTGTTGACAATAAAACGGGGAAAGTTAGAATAGTAAGGTCTACTGATGTGAAATCCAAAAAGATATGGGATTACCTTGGGTTCCATGGCAAGACATCAGTAGTTATAAATCATCCTGTTACGTACCCCCCTGAAAAGATCAAGGGGGTTATGGTTTCTGGTATGTTGACCCCTCCAGGATCAAGTGATTATACTTATCCACCTGAGTTATTGCGGGAGTTGGAACAACTTGAGTATATTATAGAACCGGATCCGGAAGTCGTTAAAAAGAAATGGGATACTGAAGAATTCGTAGATGAATTGATTAAAACAATACAGAAACGAACAGAAGTCGTTCTTCATCTAATGGAAAATTATTCATGGGACTTTTTCTTCGTCTTATTTAGGGCAACTGATGTCATTCAGCACAAACAGTTTCAAAACAAAGAAAAAATGCTTCGGATATACTCTGAAATTGATAGAAGTCTGGAGAACATACTGAACTCTGTGCCAGAAGATACTATTATCATGCTGATGTCTGACCATGGGTTCTGTGAGCTTAACAGGTATTTCAACATTACTAGATGGCTTTATGACATGGGGTATATTAAACTTAAAAAGAAAGAGGAATCTCCCGAGAATTTCACTAGCTCTTTGCTAATGAAGATTGGCATCACTCAGGCCTCTATTTTGAGAGTTCTTAGAAAACTTCGCTTGGACTGGATACGGAAATACCTCCCGATACGCCTTAAATCAAAATTACCCGCCTCATCTGTTGAGATAGATCTTAAGGAGAGTCTGGTTTATCCTGGAATTTTGTTCACAGGAGCATCACAGTACCTCTCAATTAATCGTGAAAAAGTTCACGATGAAATTGAATATAAGAGACTTGTGGATGAGTTAGTATCTAAGCTGTCTAACCTTAAAGACCCGGAAACAGGAGAGCCTGTTATTGAGGCTATATACCTGAAAGAAGAGATTTATTCTGGCCCATACCTCCCTGAGGCTCCTGATATTGTATTTTTGTTGAAGAGGGGGTATGGCCTTACAACATTTCTAGACCTGAGTGGTCCTGTCTTTGAGAGCGTGAACTCTTCATTTGGAACTCATCATATAAATGGTATCTTCCTTGCATGTGGCCCAGGAATTAAGGAGGGGCATGAAATTCGGCCAGCGGAAATTATTGATGTCGCACCAACAATCCTCCATATTTTTGGCATTCCAATTCCTGATGATATGGACGGAAAGGTTTTAATGGAGATTTTTAAAGAGGATTCGACATTCATAAAAAGAAAACCTAAATATGTTAACCCCAGTTACTATGAGCAGAAACAAACTGAGGAAAAGATCAAGAGAGCTGTTAAGAATCTTAAGGTTAAAGGCAGACTTTAG
- a CDS encoding flippase — MDEVNHALQRMARGTGIVFFGGIIGVLITFVSRTLVARHFERAQYGTFNLALTLLSIGLIMALLGFPSGLPRELSRYRKEGPERVARLISTSLILILITSLMITVVYLLLAPYISQILNDQYLTRALRLTAPAMPFMALTSIIIAISRGFGRVRENFYYQKILAPSAYLLVVLIVVFGGLDFETLFVGYVLSQALTSMSLLIETLRLGILRLRFSFDATIAKGLVVFSVPLMLTGILDYIMNWTDTLMLGYYFNSDIVGLYNAASPLARFIPVFLGSAGFLFTPIATSFYTEDKMKELKRIYQIITRWIFLPTFPLFLLLVVFPEIMITALFGAKYASSYPALEILAIGFMFHTLLGLNGMSLTVIGEPTSNLIGNVFAATSNVLLNIILIPEYGISGAAIATSVSYIVANLFRSGWLYRRTGIHPFGRSYSLQVGVAILITLALKALAPANVGFITALIVVGASFLCYAAIILLLKTVEPEDIDLVRAIGQKFGWDLGFITRFLERFERL, encoded by the coding sequence TTGGACGAGGTTAATCATGCTCTCCAGAGGATGGCGAGGGGGACGGGAATAGTTTTCTTCGGAGGAATAATCGGAGTTCTTATAACTTTTGTGTCACGAACCCTCGTAGCCAGGCATTTTGAGAGGGCCCAGTACGGAACGTTTAATCTCGCCCTCACTCTCCTGAGTATAGGCCTCATAATGGCCCTTCTGGGGTTTCCATCAGGACTGCCCAGGGAGCTCTCCCGCTACCGTAAAGAGGGCCCGGAAAGGGTAGCACGTCTCATCTCCACGTCCCTGATCCTAATCCTCATCACCTCTCTGATGATTACGGTTGTTTATCTGCTCCTCGCCCCCTACATCTCCCAGATCCTCAACGACCAATACCTCACAAGGGCCCTTCGCCTCACGGCTCCAGCAATGCCATTTATGGCATTGACCTCAATTATAATAGCGATTTCCAGGGGATTCGGCAGAGTAAGAGAAAACTTCTACTACCAGAAGATACTGGCACCTTCGGCCTATCTGCTGGTTGTCCTCATCGTCGTTTTCGGAGGGCTAGATTTCGAAACCCTCTTCGTGGGATACGTTCTTTCCCAGGCCCTGACTTCCATGAGCCTCCTCATCGAGACCCTCCGGCTGGGCATTCTCAGGCTCAGGTTCTCCTTCGACGCTACCATCGCAAAGGGTCTGGTAGTGTTCTCGGTGCCCCTCATGCTTACGGGGATACTGGACTACATCATGAACTGGACAGACACCCTGATGCTGGGCTATTATTTCAACTCAGACATCGTCGGCCTTTACAACGCTGCCTCACCCCTGGCAAGATTCATTCCGGTCTTTCTAGGGTCCGCTGGCTTTCTCTTCACTCCCATAGCAACATCATTCTATACGGAGGACAAAATGAAGGAACTCAAAAGGATATACCAGATAATAACTCGGTGGATTTTCCTGCCGACGTTTCCCCTCTTCCTGCTACTCGTGGTCTTTCCCGAGATCATGATAACGGCCCTATTTGGGGCGAAGTACGCATCATCTTACCCCGCCCTTGAGATACTCGCCATCGGGTTCATGTTCCACACCCTCCTTGGGCTTAACGGGATGAGCCTGACTGTTATCGGAGAACCCACCTCAAACCTCATTGGAAACGTGTTTGCCGCAACATCCAACGTCCTTCTCAACATCATTCTTATACCAGAGTACGGAATAAGCGGCGCGGCCATCGCCACTTCGGTTTCCTACATTGTCGCAAACCTCTTCCGCTCCGGATGGCTCTACCGCAGGACGGGGATTCATCCATTTGGGAGGAGCTACTCCCTGCAGGTGGGTGTCGCAATTCTAATAACACTCGCTCTGAAGGCTCTCGCCCCTGCCAACGTGGGATTTATCACTGCCCTCATCGTAGTCGGTGCGTCGTTCCTGTGTTATGCAGCAATAATACTCCTCCTGAAAACCGTGGAGCCCGAGGACATTGATCTGGTAAGGGCAATAGGCCAGAAGTTCGGATGGGATCTGGGGTTCATTACCAGATTTTTGGAGAGGTTTGAAAGATTATGA
- a CDS encoding sulfite exporter TauE/SafE family protein, with protein sequence MNPLTFVGLGFLVGFLVGLTGVGGGALMTPSLIFLGVEPLTAVGTDLLYATVTRIFGVFFHGRKGRIRYDIALRLLAGSVPAIVLGGIILREIDRNALNDHLTMLLGAILVVSAVLSLLKGEFRVPVRPRWAYVYLLGFIVGLTVQFTSVGAGVIVSFTLMNVARLDPKDVVGVTIVHGLALSALSFLNYAGMRSVDHSLAGVLIAGTVLGVYLGTHVNTQVDKEKLKRAMNVIILLIGIFTLLGR encoded by the coding sequence TTGAACCCGCTGACCTTCGTAGGACTGGGCTTCCTCGTCGGCTTTCTCGTGGGCCTAACGGGGGTCGGCGGCGGGGCCCTGATGACCCCTTCCCTCATCTTTCTCGGCGTTGAACCCCTAACTGCCGTCGGAACCGACCTGCTCTACGCCACCGTCACCAGGATATTCGGCGTCTTCTTCCACGGGAGGAAGGGCAGGATAAGGTACGATATAGCGCTCCGCCTCCTCGCCGGAAGCGTCCCGGCGATAGTTCTGGGCGGGATAATCCTCCGCGAGATAGACCGGAACGCCCTCAACGACCACCTTACCATGCTCCTCGGGGCAATACTCGTCGTCAGCGCAGTTTTGAGCCTCCTCAAAGGCGAATTCCGCGTCCCGGTGAGGCCGAGGTGGGCCTACGTTTACCTGCTCGGCTTCATCGTTGGCCTGACGGTTCAGTTCACCTCCGTCGGAGCTGGCGTCATAGTCAGCTTCACCCTGATGAACGTTGCTAGGCTCGACCCGAAGGATGTGGTTGGGGTTACTATAGTCCACGGGCTGGCGCTTTCGGCCCTCAGCTTCCTGAACTACGCGGGAATGAGAAGCGTGGACCACTCCCTAGCGGGGGTTCTCATAGCCGGGACTGTCCTAGGGGTCTACCTCGGGACGCATGTTAACACTCAAGTCGACAAGGAGAAGCTTAAAAGGGCCATGAACGTGATAATACTGCTGATAGGCATTTTCACACTGCTGGGCAGGTGA
- a CDS encoding cation diffusion facilitator family transporter, with amino-acid sequence MEEVYRPIWVSILGNVLLSLLKLAVGFMYSSIALISDGVHSLSDVITSVIGYAGIRISSKPPDKSHPFGHSRFEPLVAFLIGEALIVVAYEIGRDSLMRLLHGESIEVNGLMLGVTVVSILAKELMFRYSVHVGKRLNSQILIADAYHHRSDSLSSVAVLIGLGAQKLGFQHGDSLAGLVVSVFLVKVALEIILENVGYLTGKAPSFKVCEEIKRRALGVSNVLGVHDLRAHYVGSKLHVELHIEVPPELSLKEAHDVSEEVKRVIESLPEVEVAFVHVDIKGVTH; translated from the coding sequence GTGGAGGAGGTGTACAGGCCCATCTGGGTCAGCATCCTTGGCAACGTTCTCCTTTCCCTGCTTAAGCTAGCCGTAGGTTTCATGTATTCCAGCATCGCCCTGATATCCGACGGAGTCCACTCCTTAAGCGACGTTATCACGAGCGTCATCGGCTACGCGGGCATTAGGATATCCTCAAAACCGCCCGACAAAAGCCACCCCTTCGGCCACTCCAGATTTGAGCCCCTGGTGGCGTTTCTCATAGGGGAAGCCCTCATCGTGGTCGCCTACGAAATTGGAAGGGATTCCCTGATGAGGCTCCTCCACGGGGAGAGCATAGAGGTAAACGGTCTCATGCTCGGAGTCACGGTCGTTTCCATACTCGCCAAGGAACTCATGTTCCGCTACTCCGTTCACGTTGGAAAAAGGCTCAACAGTCAGATCCTAATAGCCGACGCCTACCACCACAGGAGCGACTCCCTCAGCAGCGTTGCGGTTCTCATTGGTCTGGGTGCGCAGAAACTCGGCTTTCAGCACGGCGATTCCCTCGCGGGTCTCGTGGTTTCCGTCTTCCTCGTCAAGGTGGCCCTCGAGATAATTCTGGAAAACGTCGGCTACCTCACCGGGAAAGCTCCATCTTTCAAGGTCTGTGAGGAGATAAAGAGGCGCGCCCTAGGCGTCTCCAACGTCCTCGGCGTCCACGATTTGAGGGCTCACTACGTCGGGAGCAAGCTCCACGTTGAGCTTCACATAGAGGTTCCGCCGGAGCTTTCCCTGAAGGAGGCCCACGACGTCAGCGAGGAGGTGAAGAGGGTTATAGAGAGCCTCCCCGAGGTTGAGGTCGCCTTCGTGCACGTGGATATAAAGGGGGTTACTCACTGA
- a CDS encoding RNA-guided endonuclease TnpB family protein, protein MKTKRSVTLKLQPSKEQEEKLHQLADLGAKVWNRVNYLRRQQFFQEQIVDFNTTEKTVYVEFKKEIGSATVQQIARKNAEAWRSFFSLLRKKRNGELPDWLKPKPPNYLKKDGKRKPLIVLRNDQYRIEGNRLILKGLGKFKRLEIQFKGRIHLRGRQGRLEITYDEVKRKWYAHISFTVEEKLDGEEWVKLPRKPKGNLSAGIDLGVNNLMAVYVESGESFLVNGRPLKSIDFYWQKRIAECQSKLNKSGAKTSRKLRRMHKKAKLQAKHYINTAVRGTVRRLYELGVSTIIVGHPKGIARNSDKGKKQNFLLSHVWRFNYVIKRLKEVAEEYGISVVVVGEALTSQTCPVCGKPHDGARFVRGLFKCPATGLVFNADLVGAFNILRKVVKTITPSLGGLFAQRRGNGGKALPEGPKARFELGFNEAPQTSLPVG, encoded by the coding sequence ATTAAAACGAAGAGGAGCGTAACCCTAAAACTCCAACCCTCCAAAGAGCAAGAGGAGAAACTCCATCAGTTAGCTGACCTTGGGGCCAAAGTTTGGAATAGAGTGAACTACCTCAGGCGACAACAATTCTTCCAAGAGCAAATCGTGGACTTCAATACGACGGAAAAAACCGTTTATGTGGAGTTTAAGAAAGAAATCGGTTCAGCCACAGTCCAACAAATAGCGAGAAAGAATGCAGAAGCTTGGAGAAGCTTCTTCTCACTCCTCAGGAAAAAACGGAACGGTGAACTCCCCGACTGGCTTAAGCCAAAACCACCGAACTACTTGAAGAAAGACGGGAAGAGAAAACCCTTAATCGTCTTGAGAAACGACCAGTACAGGATTGAGGGGAACAGGTTAATCCTCAAAGGCCTTGGGAAGTTCAAACGCTTGGAAATCCAGTTCAAGGGAAGAATACACTTGAGAGGCAGGCAGGGACGGTTGGAAATAACCTACGACGAGGTAAAACGCAAGTGGTATGCTCACATCAGCTTTACGGTAGAGGAAAAACTCGATGGTGAGGAATGGGTTAAGCTCCCAAGGAAACCAAAGGGGAACCTCTCTGCGGGAATTGACCTTGGAGTAAACAATCTAATGGCAGTTTACGTGGAAAGCGGAGAAAGTTTCCTCGTGAATGGAAGACCGCTCAAGAGCATTGACTTCTACTGGCAAAAGAGGATTGCCGAGTGTCAATCAAAACTCAACAAGTCCGGAGCCAAAACGAGTAGAAAGCTCAGGAGAATGCATAAGAAGGCCAAACTTCAGGCCAAACACTACATTAACACGGCAGTCAGGGGAACGGTTAGAAGGCTTTACGAGTTGGGTGTCTCCACAATTATCGTTGGTCATCCCAAGGGAATAGCTCGGAACTCTGATAAGGGTAAAAAGCAGAATTTCCTCCTCTCTCACGTGTGGAGGTTCAATTACGTTATCAAACGTCTAAAAGAGGTTGCGGAGGAGTATGGTATTTCTGTTGTGGTTGTTGGTGAGGCTTTAACTTCTCAAACGTGCCCCGTTTGCGGGAAGCCCCACGATGGGGCGAGGTTCGTTAGGGGATTATTTAAGTGTCCCGCAACGGGGCTTGTGTTTAATGCGGATTTAGTTGGAGCATTTAACATTTTGAGGAAGGTCGTAAAAACCATAACCCCGAGTTTGGGCGGTTTGTTCGCCCAAAGGAGGGGTAACGGGGGGAAGGCCCTCCCCGAGGGGCCGAAGGCCCGCTTTGAGTTGGGCTTCAATGAAGCCCCTCAAACCTCCCTGCCAGTTGGTTAG
- the tnpA gene encoding IS200/IS605 family transposase, translated as MKPETPTLSRTRHAKYYLAYHFIWIPKYRRDILIGEVAKRLKQMLKEYAGEIGCEVIALEVMPDHVHVFLRAKPNLSPAKIINHLKGKTARKLLQEFPELRAKTTNGRLWSRSYFVATVGYVTDEIVKHYVETQWERELKRRGA; from the coding sequence ATGAAGCCAGAAACACCAACACTCTCAAGAACAAGGCACGCAAAATACTACTTAGCCTATCACTTCATTTGGATACCAAAATACCGGAGGGACATTCTCATCGGAGAAGTCGCCAAAAGGCTCAAACAAATGCTCAAAGAATACGCCGGGGAAATTGGCTGTGAGGTTATTGCCCTCGAAGTAATGCCCGACCACGTGCACGTTTTCCTCAGGGCAAAGCCAAACCTCTCGCCCGCCAAAATAATCAACCACTTGAAGGGCAAAACCGCCAGAAAACTCCTCCAAGAATTCCCCGAATTGAGGGCGAAAACCACGAATGGAAGATTATGGTCACGCTCCTATTTCGTGGCAACTGTCGGCTACGTGACGGATGAGATAGTTAAACACTACGTTGAAACCCAATGGGAGCGTGAATTAAAACGAAGAGGAGCGTAA
- a CDS encoding type II toxin-antitoxin system PemK/MazF family toxin: MFKRGEIVLLPFPFNDLKRAKTRPALVVSSERFNRISNAVIVLQITSNIDSGFRELNVLISDEDIERYKGTKPIIPSIVKPYVIVSINKRLVIKRIGLLKEHKMREVQKSIRAVLGLTFFF, translated from the coding sequence ATGTTTAAGAGGGGAGAGATAGTTCTCTTGCCATTTCCATTCAACGACCTGAAACGGGCCAAGACCAGACCCGCACTCGTCGTTTCCAGCGAAAGGTTCAACCGAATCAGCAACGCCGTGATAGTACTCCAGATAACATCCAACATTGATAGCGGTTTCAGGGAGTTAAACGTCCTAATTTCGGACGAAGACATAGAGAGATACAAGGGAACGAAGCCGATAATCCCGAGCATCGTCAAACCTTACGTGATAGTTTCAATCAATAAGCGGCTCGTCATCAAGAGGATAGGTCTCCTGAAGGAGCACAAGATGAGGGAGGTCCAGAAATCGATCAGGGCCGTTCTCGGCCTTACATTTTTCTTTTGA
- a CDS encoding ribbon-helix-helix domain-containing protein has protein sequence MRLLTAGVKVSVRLPPKLASEIDRLVEEGLFSNRSDFIKEAIRYYLRNVKESMEEDEKWVLAAVENVLREDWESEEDSFWDDY, from the coding sequence GTGAGACTATTGACGGCGGGAGTTAAGGTCTCGGTGAGGCTTCCCCCCAAACTTGCCAGCGAGATAGACAGGCTTGTGGAGGAAGGTCTCTTCAGCAACAGGAGCGACTTCATAAAGGAGGCCATCAGATACTACCTCAGAAACGTCAAGGAAAGCATGGAGGAGGATGAGAAGTGGGTCCTCGCAGCTGTGGAGAACGTTCTCAGAGAGGACTGGGAAAGCGAAGAAGACAGCTTCTGGGACGATTACTGA